CGTTCGGTATTTCCGGTCCGGTCCGCTGCCTGTCTAAGATCCCCGATACCGGTTGCGGCCCGACGGGCTTCCTGCATGGACACGCCCCCACCCGCACGAGTCACTCGTGCTCTGGGGGATCCTCCTCGTGTCCATGCTCCTGCTGCGACTAGCGGCACGGGACCTGCTAGCTCTGAACGCACGGCGCCGTCTGGTGCCCCACCTCGCGGCCCGCTGGGTGCACTTCCAGCGAGGCGATTCCTCTGACGGCGAGCGTTCAGCGTGGGCGCGCAGTCTCGTCTCGCTGGCGGAAGACCTGGTCGCTGCCGAACGCGGCAACGTCGAGATGCTCGTCGAGTGTTCGCCCACCGTGCACGCCTCAGAAGAGGCAGCGAAGACGCAGGGCCAGATTGATGTGGTCCTCGTAGGAAGGCATCCTGGGAAAGGCACCCTCTCCGTGCAGCTCGTCGAGCTGAAGCAATGGTCGTCGGTGACGAGGGTGGAGGCTGCCACGGCCGATCTCGTATACGTACCGGGCATCGAGGATCCCGTCACCCATCCTGCCCTTCAACTCGGTGAGTACTACGAACTGTTCACCGGACCCAGCGGCCCGCTGAACGGATTGCATTTCGAATGCGGCGGTTTCACCTACCTGCACAACGCCACGGATGAATCCGTCCGTCCGCTGCTCGGTGTCGACGCACCCACAGGGCCTTACGCCCGTACGTACACGAGCGACACCCGGGCCAGGCTCCTCAAGGATCTGCAGCGTCACTTCACCAGAGAGGAGGACTACTCCGCGGCCGAGTACATCCTGCACCGGATGAACCTCCGTAACACGCCGCTGCTCGACGCCATGGTCAAGTCGAATGGTGAGGACATGGTTTTCACCCTGAGAGGCCGGCAGAAAGAGGTCGCCGACGACGTGCTCGAGGCTTCGGAACTCATTCTCGACGCCCCGGATCGGGAGGCGCCCGTTCCCCGTCCGCAGCGTGCCGTCTTCCTCGTCACCGGGGGAGCAGGTACCGGGAAGAGCGCCATCGGGCTTCAGCTACGAGCCGATCTCGAAGCCGCCGGTCGAACGGTGAAGTGCGCGAGTGGATCGCGGGCCTTCAACGCCGCGATCAAGGAGAACGTCGGATACACCGCATCCGAGTTCCGGGAGCGTTTCGCGTATTTCAGCAGTTTCGTGGACAGGCCGGAGCCACCGCTGGACGTATTGATCTGCGACGAGGCGCACCGGCTACGGGACATGTCCAAGAACTGGCGTCTCCCCGAGGAGAAGCAGGGCACCAAGCCGCAGGTGGACGAACTCATTGAGGCGTCCAGGTAGCCGCCGCCTCCGCCAGGGTCCACGCCCGCGACTCGAAGGACACGACCCGCGCCCCGTTGGCCGTGGACCCCACGATCTGGACCGAGTTCGTCGCCTTCGCGGCACTCTGAACAGACGCGGGGCCCTCGGCAAGCGCACCGCTTGCCGAGGGCCCCGCGTACGTCGGCTCGCGCAACACCTTCAGTAACCCAGGCGCCGTGCTCGCCGGATGCCCGCGCAGGCCAGTGCGGTGCGGCCGTCAACGTCCGCCTCGGGCCCGGTGCCGTGTTCGGCTGACACCGAGGTCAGAACGCCTTCAGATAGACCCTGGCGTGACCGGCCTTGAGTGTCTGGACGTAGATGTCGATCCACTGCACCTTCTTGCGGCGATCGTCCTTCACGCACGGGGGGCAGACACCGGCCGAGCGGGCTCCCTTCAGCGTTTGCGGCTCGGCAAGCCCCAGGTGCCGGAACAGCTGGCCATCCGGGGCGAAGTCGACTTTCTTCACTTTCAGCGGCTCTTCGGGGCGAAGGTCCGCCGCGATGCCTTCGGCGTTCTTCTCGCTGGTGACGAACGAGAGGAGGTAGATGTCCTCCTGGGGGTTGATCTGCACGGCTCCCTTGACCTCGGTCGCACCCTTGGGTGCCGTCACGTGCATGAACGCCGACGCCTCGGGCGCGCCGGCGTTCTCGTCCCACCGCGAGGTGCGACCGTCGGTCACATGGCGCTCGTCCGTGTCCGGGCTGGAGCAGGCGGAAAGCAGGAAAGTGGCTGCCACTGCCGCGACGAGGAGGGCACCTCGTTTGGTCGTCACCGGTTCTCCTCGTCACCGCGTGAGACGTCGCCGCGGGTTCCTTCTCGTCCTTGGTCCGGCGGGCTCACTGTCGGTTTGGCATCGCTGTTCAGGTCGTAGGTGTACGTGGAGCTACTGCCTCGCATGTCGAACTCCTGAGCGAGTCCGGTCTTGTGCAACCGTCCCATGTTCTGGGCGATGTGAACCGAGACGTCGTCGCGAAATCCGGGATCATCCTTGAGGATGCGGTCGATGTCCAGGTCCAGCGGCTCACCCGTTGCACTCAGGTAATGCTCCATGTTGCGTGACGCCGCGTTCTCGCCGCTGACGTCGCCGCCGGCCGCGATGGCCTGCGCGCGGGCCAGGTACCACAGATCCTTGGCCGTGGGCTTCTCGGTGTCGAAGGCTCCGGACCCCGCGTCAGCAGCATGCCAGTGGTACAGCGGGCTCATGATCCCCGCCTTCCGCAACTCGTCGCCGTTCTCCTGAAGCAGGATGCCGCGCGTGACCGGATCGAGGCCGCGCCACCACTCGGCGACCGCCTTCTTGCCCTTGGGGACGTGCTGCGCTTTCGCCCTCTCCGCAAGCGACGGGTACGGGTCGGGCCCCGCTTCCCGGTTGAAACCGCCGATCGTGCCGTCCAAGGGGTCGCTGTCCTGCATCACGGAGGCGAGAGCGAGTTCGAACCCCTCGTCCGCGTCGTTCAGGGCCGCCACCGCCGAATCCAGATGCGCGGCCCATCCGGCAGCAGCCTTGCGGGAGCTCTCCTGGTAGTCGCGATCGTGCACGTAGGCCATGTACTCGCTGTGATCCAGCTTGGACGTGTCGAAGGCGACGGCGCCTTGCTCGGACACCTTCATGCCGGCCTTCACCGCGTCCTCTCCGACGTACTCGATCTTCTTGCGAAGACGGCTGAATTCAGCGTGCGCGTCCCGGAGTAGTTCGGCGACGGCCTTCGCCTCGCTCTGCGCTCCCTGGTACTCCTTCCACGTCACGTCGAAGCGTGCGGAGCCGGCGCTTGCACTCAGACCCACCCACATGTCGCCGATGGAAATTCCATGCACTTCCTGATGGTAGGTTCGCGCGAGCTTGTCGAAGTCCTTGGCCATGGCGGCCCAGTCGTCGGCAGCCGTGGTGAGCTTCGACAGGTCGGTGCCCATGATCTCGTAGTACGTCACCATGACTGAACTCCTGTTACGGCGCCCGCGGTTCGGTCGGACCTGTGCGATCAGAACGAGTCGAGCGCGGAGGACTTGCGGATGCCCAGCTCGATGCCGGTGTCCGTGTTCCGCAGCAGCGTGTTCGTGGCGCGCAACGCGGCCTTCTCCGAGCCGAGGCGGTTCATCAGCGTCGTGAGCTGTTCGCTCCACGTCTTACGCGCGGTCTTCAGAGCAGGTCCGGTGAGCCACCCCTCAAACTCCCGTGCGGCTGCCCCCGTGCTCTCACGCGCCTGGGTGCCGTCCCTGTGGGTGTCGGGCTCCAGGTGCCTCTCGATCGCCTCGGCTGCCTTCTTCTTCTCCGCGGGGCTCGAAGCGAGATCCTTGCCGCCGGACGGCGAGCCTCCACCGCCATCGAGCGGGGCCGCATGGTTCAGGCGCATCCGGGTCGGCGCCGCACCGCCCGGTGATATGTCGTCTACGGTCATGATCTCTCCCCCGAGTGTGATCAGATGCCCGCAACTTTATGTGAGGCACAGTTAGCAAAGTGCTGGTGAGCCGGAAACCGGCCTCGCTGACGCGGTACGGACCGTGTCGGCGAAGGCGTACCTGACCCTGGACGGCACGCGAACCCTGGGGTCTCCTCCGTGATCTGCGGAGCTACTGTAAGTTCCTGCCATGAAGCAGGGTAAAGAGGTCGAGAATCCCGAGTCGCGCTTCTTCGCGGTGCTGCTGGCGGCGGCCAAGCTCCCCGGTGTGCGTATCCACCGTGAGGCGTACCTGCGGACGGCGCTGGCGCGCCACTGCACCGAGGATGAGATCCGCAGAGCGATCGAAGAGACCCCCGCGGCGGCGGGTATCACCGTCGACGTTCTGGAGAAAGCGGCCAATGATTCGATCCGCTACGAGACCGCCAAAGTCAGCGCTCTCTCCGCCGCGGCCGGGATACCCGGCATCCTCGCCCTTCCCGCCACGGTGCCCGCCGACTTGGCACAGTACGTCGGCCACATGCTGCGCATCGCGCAGAAGCTCGCCTATCTCTACAGCTGGCCCGAACTGTTCTCCGACGAGGGCGATGACGTCGATGACGCGACCGTGGGGGTGCTCACGCTGTTCTTCGGCGTGATGTTCGGCACCCAGTCGGCGAACGCCGCTGTGGGGAAGGTCGCGGGGATGATGTCGGAACAGGTCGCCAAGAAGCTGCCTCAGAAGGCGCTCACCAAGGGCGTCGTCTATCCCATAGTGAAGAAGGTCGCGGCCTACATCGGCGTCAAGATGACGAAGGAGTCGTTCGCGAAGGCCGTCTCGAAGGCCATCCCCCTCGTAGGGGCTGCTGTCTCCGGCGGGCTCACCTTCGCTACCTACCTCCCGATGGCCAAGAGGCTCAAGAAGCACCTCGCCGGCCTGCCGCTGGCGGACCCGTCGCACCGAGTGATGGAGGGGGAAGTCGTGGACGGTGAAGTCGTCGAAGAGCACGAATCCTTCGTCCCGGCACAGGCTGAACCGCACGGCGCGGACTCCGCTGCCGTCAAGCTGGAGGAACCCAGGTCCTGACCCCGCGACTGGCCTCCTGGCTGCCGAAGGGGCCCGCCTTCCGCCTTCGACGGAGGTGCGGGCCCGGGTTCGCAGCCGCCACCTCGGTGATCACTTGGCGGGCAGCAGAGCCCTCATCCTTTGCTCACCTTGATCGGAACTCTGCCGCCCCTTCGTCAGGACCGCGAAGGCATCCCGGCTCGGTGAACTACCGTCTTCGGGCCGGTCAGCCGACTCAGGGGGAGCAGAGGACGCCATGGGCGACCACAGCGACGGCAAGATACTCGACATCAAGATCGCCGATCTGAAGGCGACGGCCCCGCAGTTCCACACGCACAGCTCCGACCTGGCCAAGGCGCTGACCAAGCTCAGGACCGCTCTGGGGGCGGCCGGTTCGCCGTGGGGTGACGACGAACAGGGACGGAAGCTCCATGAGTCCTACGGCCCGCACGTCAACTGGAGCTGTCCGCCACGCTCGGCGTGACCGTGTCCACCGAGATCGCCACCATCGCCGGCACCACCCTCGTCACGGCCGCCATCGGTGGACTCGAGTCGATCACCGTCGATCTCGCCGTCACCCAGCCCATCGCCATCGCCACCGGCGAGAGCAAGGGCCTCAGCCTCGACGAGGTGAGCGACTCCGCCCGCTACGGCATGGAGTTCGGCGGCGCGTTCGGAGCAGGCGGGAGCACCGCCCGGATCGTCGCCGAGAACGGCGGGGCGGTGGGCCTGTTCAACGGCTTCCGGCTGAACAGCGCGGCCCTCGACGAGATGGGCAAGTCCCGTACGTGGAAGCTGATCCAGTCCCCCGACTCGAAGATTCCCGTCCCTCCGGCGCGGGCCGGCGACTACGAGTTGATCTCGGGCGACCCTGTCTACTTCGGCAAGAACACCACCACGGTGGGTTACGACGAGCGCACCCTGAACAACCTGCAACGGGTCGCCCGTGTCCCCGGCGTGCACGACGTGGTCGTCCACGGCACGGACGAGGGGGTATTCGTCCCCGGCCGCGTCAACGCCGCCGGGAAGACCCTCACAGACTTCGAAGTGCACCCCCACCACATCGCGGACGCGATCCGCAGCAACCCCAACTACCACGGTGAACCGGTGCGCCTCATCTCCTGCTACTCCGGCGCCGACGCCAGACCGCCCGAGCTGCCCCTCGCGCAGTCCGTCGCCAACGAGCTCGGTGTACCCGTGACGGCACCCACGAGCAAGGTGGGAACGTCCCCCCAGCTCGGACTCAACCAGACCCCCACCATCGGCAACAATGGCTACTGGCGCACCTACCTGCCCATGGCCCACTAGGGCAGGCTCACAGGAGTGAAAATGATCAAGCGAGCGGGCTTCTATCGGGAGACCGGCGGTCGGGCCACCACGCCAGACGATGCGCCGTCGCTGCGAGATGCCGTACAGGACAGTGGGCCCTGGGACGAGGACCGTATCCTCGCCTACCTGGAATCGGCCCTGGAGATCTACACCACCATGGGCGCCGAGCGCGACGTCCTCACCGGCGAAGAGTGGATCGTCGGCTCCGGATCCCTGATGACGGACGGCACCTGGCTCTGGCCCGTCGATCTCACGCACTACGTACGTCGTCACCACGCCGCCCTGCCCCAGGAGTTCCTGGACCACATCCGGACCAACGACTACACCGTGCCCGTCGTCCCCGACGAACGGGCCAGGCACATCTTCCACGAGGAGTTCCCGGACCACGCCCCCGCTGCGGCCCCGTCCAAGGCTGCGGGCTTCTTCACCTGGTACGTGCCGAAGCTGGACAGCGCCCGTGCCCAGCATCTCCTCACACATCTGGAGAACGCCGGGCTCTCCGCCGTGCACCCGCTGACCAATGCCCTCTTCGGATTCCGCGAGACGCCGGTCGGAAACCGTGAGCCGCTGATGGGCGACGGCGCGGCCCTGGCCGCCGCCTTGGCCGACGAGCGGTACTCGAAGGCCGAGTTCACCTGCTGGCAGGGCTACGACCAGTCCGTGACCGGCATTGTGCGACGCACGGACGAGACGACGCAGAGCATCACGCTGCGCCTCACCGACGTCCCCCTGCCCGACCGAGAGGAGGCGGTCGCGGCACTGGTGCGCACGCTCGATCAGGATGCGGCCGACTGCCGCGGGTTCGTCATCGACCGAGCCGGCGTCTCGGCTTCCCAGGACTGGGACCGCATCCTCGTCGGCGACGGAGGGCACTTCACCGTGTGGCCCGACACCGTCGGCATCCTCCGGGACCGCGTGGACGACCACCCTGAGCTGGCCGACAGCAAGGCGACCGCTTACGGCCCGCTCGACGTCTTCCACCGCGCGTGAACTTCGGCCGCCCTACCGCCCCCGGCAGCGCCTGTCGGTCTGCGAAGTACCGCGGGTGGATGCCACGCCACGCGTAAGGGCGGCACTCTGCATCATCGGCGGCGCGCCGTAGACGACTGAACAGCCCGTCCCCGCCCCACGTATCCCCCCACCGTGGGAAGATCCCTCAGCATGAGCGCATCCCCGGCCGTGAGGAGCCTGCGCGCTGCCGTGTTCGCCGCGGTGTGCGTGCTGCTCGCCGGTGCCGGGCACGGGCTGGCCATGGGGGACATGCCGTCGGTGGGGGCCGACGCTGCCGCGTTCCTCGGGGTCTTCGGGCTCGGTTGGGTGCTCGGCCGGCGCGAGCGGTCGTTGCCGGGCATCGGTGCGGCCATGCTCGCCACGCAGGCGGGGCTGCACTTCGCCTTCGGAGCGGCTCATCCGGGCCCGGCCGCCGGTTCCGAGCGTGCTCACGCCATGAACATGGGCGACATGGGTGGGCACGGGATGGCGGCCATGCACGTCCATTCCGCGACGGTCCATGCGACGACCGCGCACGCCACGACCGTGTACGCCACCCTCGCCCATCTCCTCGCCGCCCTCGTCGCCTCCTGGTGGCTGCGGCGGGGCGAGGCCGCGCTGTGGTCGCTGCTGCGGCGGGCCGTCGCGCTCGTGCCCGGGCTCGTCGCCTGGTGGCGGAACGCCCCGTTGCCCGATCCCGCCGGGCGTACCCTGACCCTTCCCGCCGCGCCCGAGCCGCCCCGCCGGCCCGCGCTGCGGCACGCGGTGAGCCGTCGTGGGCCTCCGCTCCCGATCCCGTACACGGTCTGAACCGGGACTGACCAGCCCACACCCCTCACCCGTACGGAGATCCACTCATCCATGTCCACGACACGCACGCACACCCGCAGCCGTACCGCCCTGCGCCGGGCCGCGACCGTCACCGCGCTCGCCGCCGCCGGACTGTTCGGCGCCGCCGGGATCGCCTCGGCGCACGTCACCGTGCATCCGGAGAGCTACGCCAAGGGGGCCACGGACGGCGTGCTCACCTTCCGCGTGCCCAACGAGGAGGACAGCGCCTCCACCGACAAGGTGCAGGTCTTCCTGCCCACCGACCACCCCGTCCTCGGCGTCCTGGTCCACCCGCAGGACGGCTGGACCCCCAAGGTGACCACCACCAAACTGAAGACGCCGGTCAAGACCGACGACGGCACCATCACCGACGCGGTCTCCGAGATCACCTGGACCGGCGGGAAGATCGGCGCCGGCCAGTACGAGGACTTCGACGTCGCCTTCGGGCAACTTCCCGACAGCACGAACCAGTTGATGTTCAAGACGCTGCAGACCTACTCCGACGGCAAGGTCGCCCGCTGGATCGAGGCGCCGACGGGCGGGGAGGAGCCGGAGAACCCGGCGCCGGTCCTGAAGCTGGCGGCCGCGGGTGACGAGAACGCGGCGCCCACCGCGTCGAAGGGCGACTCCGACGCCGCGCCGAAGGCCGCCGCCACGTCGGGCGACTCCAGCGACTCCACCGCCCGGGGGCTCGGGGTCGCCGGCCTCGTGGTCGGTGTGCTCGGCCTCGCCGCCGCAGCGTTCGCGATCCTGCGCGGCCGGTCGACCCGGTAGTCACCGGCTCGGTCGTCACCCGGTACCGGGGAAGGACCCGGACCGGCACCGTGCGTGCCCGGTCCGGGCCCTGCCGTGTGCGGGGGCATGGTCGTAAACCGGTTGCGGCCGCCCTGCGGGTGGCGGTGAGGATGGGCACATGGGGGAGAGAACGTCGATGGAGCCGGTCGGGCGGGCGGAGCACGCCGCTCGGGTGTCCGCCTACGCCGCGGTGGGGGCCCGGCTCAGCCTGCTCAGCGACCGCCGACTGCGGGACGTGGTGGCCGGTGCGCGGGGGCTCGGCTCCGGGGTCGGCGGCAGGGCGGCCGAGACGGAGGTCGACGGTCTGCGCGTCTTCGTCAAACGCGTGCCGCTCACGGACCTGGAACTGACGGTCGACCGTATACGGTCGACCGCCAACCACTTCGAACTTCCCCTCTTCTACCAGTACGGAGTCGGTTCCACGGGCTTCGGCGCCTGGCGAGAACTGGCCGCGCACCTCATGACCACGAGCTGGGTGCTGAGGGACGACTACGCGGGATTCCCGCTGCTCTACCACTGGCGGGTCCTGCCGGACACGCCTCCCGACGGCTTCGCCGACGAGTTCGGCGGGGTCGAGGGAGCGGTCGCGCACTGGGACGGATCGGCCGCTGTCCGGCGTCGGCTGGAAGCCATCGGGGCGGCCTCCGCCAGCCTGGTCCTCTTCCTGGAGCACGTGCCGCACACGCTCGCCGACTGGCTCCGCGACACCTGTGCGGCGGCCGTGTCCGGCTCGGCGCACGGTTCATGGGCCCATCTGTGGGCCGAGGGCGCGCTGCGCGAGGGCACGGAATTCATGAGCGGACGCGGACTCGTCCACTTCGACGCCCATTTCCGGAACGTGCTCACCGACGGCCGGCAGGTCTACTTCGCCGACCTCGGGCTGGCGCTGAGCCGCGACTTCGAGCTGTCCGCAGCCGAACACCGCTTCCTCACCGACCACTTGCCGTACGACCGCTCGTACGTCCCCACCCACCTGCTGCGCCACCACCTGCCCGACGAGGTGCGCGGGGGCGTCGAACCCGGTGCGTTCCTGCGAGCGTGGACCGAGGGAAACCGGCCCGGCAGTGTTCCGCCGGATCTTGCCGCGCTCATCGACCGGCACGCACCGCACGCGCTCGTCCTGGACGACTTCCACCACCGGCTGCTCACCCGGAGCAAGCACACCCCGTTTCCCGCGGCCGAGATCCTGCGGGCGCTGGCCGCCAGGGCGCCCAGGGCGCCTTCGGCGTAGGGGTGAGAGCGGCAGGTCGCTGTTCGTCGGCTGTCCCTGGTCGGCTGTCCCTGGTCGACTGCCGAC
Above is a genomic segment from Streptomyces collinus Tu 365 containing:
- a CDS encoding YcnI family protein, translated to MSTTRTHTRSRTALRRAATVTALAAAGLFGAAGIASAHVTVHPESYAKGATDGVLTFRVPNEEDSASTDKVQVFLPTDHPVLGVLVHPQDGWTPKVTTTKLKTPVKTDDGTITDAVSEITWTGGKIGAGQYEDFDVAFGQLPDSTNQLMFKTLQTYSDGKVARWIEAPTGGEEPENPAPVLKLAAAGDENAAPTASKGDSDAAPKAAATSGDSSDSTARGLGVAGLVVGVLGLAAAAFAILRGRSTR
- a CDS encoding DNA/RNA helicase domain-containing protein, which encodes MLLLRLAARDLLALNARRRLVPHLAARWVHFQRGDSSDGERSAWARSLVSLAEDLVAAERGNVEMLVECSPTVHASEEAAKTQGQIDVVLVGRHPGKGTLSVQLVELKQWSSVTRVEAATADLVYVPGIEDPVTHPALQLGEYYELFTGPSGPLNGLHFECGGFTYLHNATDESVRPLLGVDAPTGPYARTYTSDTRARLLKDLQRHFTREEDYSAAEYILHRMNLRNTPLLDAMVKSNGEDMVFTLRGRQKEVADDVLEASELILDAPDREAPVPRPQRAVFLVTGGAGTGKSAIGLQLRADLEAAGRTVKCASGSRAFNAAIKENVGYTASEFRERFAYFSSFVDRPEPPLDVLICDEAHRLRDMSKNWRLPEEKQGTKPQVDELIEASR